The Gemmata palustris genome includes a region encoding these proteins:
- a CDS encoding DUF1802 family protein — MLSIAFKEWAVICEALAAGRQSLILRKGGIAEEGGVFRPEHSEFLLYPTHFHEHKAGIKPEFLPLLEHAEATKSPMGTIRFTHFVRVESVAHLTSLDDALALDSQHAWTSDVVKQRFHYRAPGLFVLNVSVFRLPESRVVTERPEFAGCKTWVTLDAPINTTGATPVPKE; from the coding sequence ATGCTATCGATCGCATTTAAAGAGTGGGCCGTGATTTGCGAGGCGCTCGCGGCGGGCCGGCAATCGCTCATTCTCCGCAAGGGAGGCATCGCCGAAGAGGGCGGTGTGTTCCGGCCCGAGCACAGTGAATTCCTGCTGTACCCGACGCACTTCCACGAACACAAAGCCGGCATCAAGCCGGAGTTCCTACCGTTACTCGAACACGCGGAAGCAACAAAGTCCCCGATGGGTACGATTCGCTTCACGCATTTCGTGCGCGTTGAATCCGTCGCGCACCTCACGAGCCTCGACGACGCGCTGGCACTGGATTCGCAACATGCGTGGACGTCGGATGTCGTGAAACAGCGGTTCCATTACCGCGCACCGGGACTGTTCGTGTTGAACGTTAGCGTGTTCCGACTTCCCGAATCGCGCGTCGTGACCGAGCGCCCGGAATTCGCCGGGTGCAAAACGTGGGTCACGCTCGATGCGCCCATTAACACAACAGGCGCCACCCCCGTTCCGAAGGAGTGA
- a CDS encoding SDR family NAD(P)-dependent oxidoreductase: MSERKVALVTGSGKRRVGSHVAEALAQRGFAVAVHYRTSETEAKETTAKLEAQYGIETLLVQADLADEAAVKRLVSTTRDRFGRIDALVNCAAIWNRKALEDVTAADVREHFDANLLGTFLMCQHVGLAMVKQPTGGCIVNVGDWADVRPYKDFAAYFPSKAAIPGLTRVFAVELGTRNPNVRVNAVLPGPVMLPPEVGAAERDEVIAGTLVKREGSPAHIAAAVLHFLDNDFVTGTCLPVDGGRSVFANGY; the protein is encoded by the coding sequence GTGAGCGAACGGAAAGTCGCACTTGTTACCGGTAGCGGCAAACGGCGCGTCGGTTCGCACGTCGCGGAGGCGCTCGCCCAGCGCGGGTTTGCAGTTGCGGTGCATTACCGCACGTCCGAAACCGAAGCGAAGGAAACTACTGCGAAGCTCGAAGCGCAATACGGTATCGAGACGCTCTTGGTTCAAGCCGACCTCGCCGACGAAGCCGCCGTGAAGCGTCTGGTGAGCACGACACGCGACCGGTTCGGCCGCATTGACGCGCTGGTGAATTGCGCCGCGATCTGGAACCGCAAGGCTCTCGAAGACGTCACCGCGGCGGACGTCCGCGAACACTTCGACGCGAACCTGCTCGGCACTTTTCTGATGTGTCAGCACGTCGGGTTGGCAATGGTGAAGCAGCCGACGGGTGGGTGTATCGTGAACGTCGGCGATTGGGCCGACGTGCGCCCGTACAAAGATTTCGCCGCGTACTTTCCCAGTAAGGCCGCGATCCCGGGTCTCACGCGGGTGTTCGCGGTGGAACTAGGCACGCGCAACCCGAACGTGCGCGTGAACGCCGTACTCCCCGGTCCTGTCATGCTCCCGCCTGAAGTGGGGGCCGCGGAGCGCGACGAGGTGATCGCGGGTACGCTCGTGAAGCGCGAGGGCAGCCCGGCTCACATCGCGGCGGCCGTGCTGCACTTCCTCGACAACGACTTCGTGACCGGAACGTGCCTGCCGGTCGACGGCGGGCGGAGCGTGTTCGCGAACGGGTACTGA